In Candidatus Berkelbacteria bacterium, the following are encoded in one genomic region:
- the asnB gene encoding asparagine synthase (glutamine-hydrolyzing): MCGIAGVLDLRGKKVLAAEIGEMIETIVHRGPDDHGTYLDEEVAFAHRRLSIIDLTSAGHQPMKTTDGSVVVSFNGEIYNYRELMSELKSKGHTFASESDTEVILKAYQEYGLECFKHFNGMWALSIWDKKKRRLVLSRDRMGVKPLYWASDNGRLLFASEIKAILPVLGKGSRPNKARLFDYLFYGFLDHTTETMFEGINQLKGGEYLVAEGGKYKIKSYWELPRPAAVPSTDPVEQFEALLTDSVRLRLRSDVPVGSCLSGGLDSSAIVGLANKFLRQEDGKSIGQAQQVFSSCFDVKRFDERQFIDQVVAATGVEAHQTFLQPQEVLDLAEKVTWHQDEPFGSTSIFAQWKVFELAKKAKMKVMLDGQGADELLAGYHGYFGSYFFQLFRELHWLELGRELAAFKHLHPSSLVDALRSFAVLLLPRPVVRSVASLPSVNNSPVFRREFFKDQFHGLEVPRRYENAFTNYLAHLFRELSLPALLHYEDRNSMAFSIESRVPFLDYRLVEYAFSLPDHYKIERGTTKAILRKAIKGAVPEAIRTRQDKMGFVTPESVWFREELARSMRQFFKQKQLMIWEYAEPTALRALLDEHQAGKKDHSRTIWRWYNAEIWLRRFFV, encoded by the coding sequence ATGTGTGGCATTGCTGGTGTACTGGATCTAAGAGGGAAAAAGGTTCTTGCCGCCGAGATCGGCGAGATGATCGAGACGATCGTTCACCGTGGTCCGGATGATCACGGCACTTACCTCGACGAAGAGGTTGCCTTCGCCCACCGCCGGTTGTCGATTATCGACCTGACGAGCGCCGGTCACCAACCAATGAAAACTACCGACGGATCAGTGGTCGTCAGTTTCAACGGCGAGATCTATAACTACCGCGAGCTAATGAGCGAGCTAAAGAGTAAGGGGCATACGTTTGCCTCAGAGTCCGACACGGAAGTGATCTTGAAGGCCTATCAAGAATATGGCTTGGAGTGCTTCAAACACTTTAACGGAATGTGGGCGCTCTCGATTTGGGACAAGAAGAAGAGGCGGCTAGTTCTCTCCCGCGACCGCATGGGAGTCAAGCCATTGTATTGGGCGAGTGATAACGGCCGGCTGCTCTTTGCCTCGGAGATCAAGGCGATCCTGCCGGTTCTTGGCAAAGGGTCTCGGCCGAACAAGGCGCGTTTATTCGACTACCTGTTCTACGGTTTTTTGGACCACACCACTGAGACGATGTTCGAAGGGATTAACCAGCTCAAAGGCGGCGAGTATCTCGTCGCCGAAGGCGGTAAATATAAAATCAAGTCGTATTGGGAGTTGCCGCGCCCCGCGGCCGTACCCAGCACTGATCCTGTGGAGCAGTTTGAAGCATTACTGACCGACTCTGTACGTCTTAGGCTGCGTAGCGATGTCCCCGTTGGCTCATGCTTGTCAGGCGGACTCGACTCGTCGGCTATTGTCGGGCTGGCTAATAAGTTTTTACGTCAAGAAGATGGCAAAAGCATCGGGCAGGCCCAACAGGTCTTCTCCTCTTGCTTCGACGTTAAGAGGTTTGATGAGCGTCAATTTATCGATCAGGTAGTTGCCGCAACTGGCGTTGAAGCTCATCAGACTTTTTTACAGCCACAAGAGGTGCTGGACCTTGCAGAAAAGGTGACCTGGCATCAAGACGAGCCGTTTGGCTCAACTAGCATTTTCGCCCAGTGGAAAGTGTTTGAGCTGGCTAAAAAAGCCAAGATGAAAGTGATGCTCGACGGACAGGGCGCCGACGAGCTCCTAGCTGGCTACCACGGCTATTTTGGCTCGTACTTCTTCCAGTTATTCAGGGAGCTGCACTGGCTAGAGCTAGGCCGTGAATTGGCCGCTTTCAAGCACCTTCATCCGTCCTCGCTTGTTGACGCCCTGCGCTCATTTGCCGTTCTCTTGTTGCCACGTCCGGTCGTACGCTCAGTCGCGTCACTCCCCTCAGTCAACAACTCCCCAGTCTTCCGGCGGGAATTTTTCAAGGATCAGTTCCACGGCCTAGAGGTGCCGCGTCGTTACGAGAACGCTTTCACCAATTATCTAGCCCATCTCTTTCGTGAACTAAGCTTACCGGCCTTGCTGCACTACGAGGATCGTAACTCAATGGCTTTTTCTATCGAGTCGCGGGTACCGTTTCTGGATTACCGCCTGGTGGAGTACGCCTTCAGCTTGCCCGACCATTACAAGATTGAGCGCGGTACGACTAAGGCAATCCTTAGAAAAGCGATTAAAGGGGCTGTGCCGGAGGCGATACGTACCCGTCAAGACAAAATGGGTTTTGTCACACCTGAATCGGTCTGGTTCCGCGAGGAACTCGCTAGATCTATGAGACAGTTCTTCAAGCAAAAACAGCTCATGATCTGGGAGTACGCCGAGCCAACCGCCTTACGAGCGCTGCTCGATGAGCACCAAGCAGGCAAGAAAGACCATAGTCGGACGATATGGCGCTGGTATAACGCGGAAATTTGGCTACGGCGTTTCTTTGTCTGA